A DNA window from Brassica napus cultivar Da-Ae chromosome A4, Da-Ae, whole genome shotgun sequence contains the following coding sequences:
- the LOC106348378 gene encoding pentatricopeptide repeat-containing protein At2g30780, with translation MTSKFTKLSGQFIGKFTRVTALPAHHTDMVQRVSILKNELLATGNSKERFESVLDQKGQWLFRSYRDGAGIVELMDQLFTLPYLALQVLEWRRRQFDCCIPLTTEEYAKGIKIAGRARDISFAVFLFNEAAKKRSQTTSVYNALMSAYMYNGLAEECQSVFRDFRRQTHCAPTVVTYNILISVYGRLLMVKNMEAAFEEMQKLKLSPNASTYNCLIAGYVTAWNWDKLEATFREMKTGLVQPDTETCLLMLRGYANSGDLNKMEEMYESVKDQVGVNRGALVRAMICAYCKKAVEGRVEKIENLLSLLSGEEYYPWLNVLLIRLYAQEDILESMERRIDEAFKHNTCVNKSSIMRAITAAYFRSNEVDSLVSFVKRAESAGWKLCRSLYHCKILMYGSQRRFEEMEGVVNEMGETNYGLVTKTFAIMVKAYKSHGMELSAERVIGKMLKHGCLHIPRTHLTQSASDATQVA, from the exons ATGACATCGAAGTTTACGAAACTCAGCGGCCAATTCATCGGCAAATTCACCCGTGTCACCGCCTTGCCTGCCCATCACACTGATATGGTCCAAAGGGTTTCGATCTTAAAAAACGAGCTTTTAGCGACGGGTAACAGTAAGGAGAGGTTCGAGAGCGTTTTGGATCAGAAAGGGCAGTGGCTGTTTCGAAGTTATCGCGATGGAGCTGGGATCGTCGAGCTTATGGACCAACTCTTTACGCTTCCTTACTTAGCTCTTCAG GTTTTGGAGTGGAGAAGGAGACAGTTTGATTGTTGTATCCCTCTGACAACTGAGGAGTATGCGAAAGGAATCAAGATCGCAGGTCGAGCTAGGGACATAAGCTTTGCGGTGTTTCTATTCAACGAGGCTGCTAAGAAACGAAGTCAGACGACTTCAGTGTACAATGCTCTGATGAGTGCTTACATGTACAACGGACTCGCCGAGGAGTGCCAGTCGGTTTTCAGAGACTTCAGGAGGCAAACACATTGTGCGCCGACCGTTGTGACGTATAATATTCTTATATCTGTGTACGGTCGGCTTCTGATGGTGAAGAATATGGAAGCAGCTTTTGAAGAGATGCAGAAACTGAAGCTTTCTCCAAATGCCAGTACTTATAACTGTCTGATTGCTGGTTATGTGACTGCCTGGAACTGGGATAAGTTGGAAGCAACTTTTCGAGAGATGAAGACAGGTCTAGTTCAGCCTGATACGGAGACGTGTCTTCTAATGCTTCGTGGGTATGCAAACTCAGGGGATTTGAATAAAATGGAAGAGATGTATGAATCTGTTAAAGATCAGGTTGGTGTAAACAGGGGTGCTTTGGTCAGAGCCATGATCTGTGCGTATTGTAAGAAAGCTGTTGAGGGTAGAGTCGAAAAGATTGAGAATCTATTGAGTCTTCTCTCTGGGGAGGAATATTACCCTTGGTTGAATGTGCTTTTGATTCGTCTGTATGCTCAAGAAGACATTCTTGAATCAATGGAGAGGAGGATCGACGAGGCGTTTAAGCACAACACATGTGTTAATAAATCGAGTATTATGAGGGCGATCACTGCAGCTTACTTCAGAAGTAATGAAGTAGACAGTCTTGTTAGTTTCGTCAAGCGCGCAGAGTCTGCTGGATGGAAGCTATGCAGGTCTCTCTACCACTGTAAGATACTGATGTATGGCTCACAAAGACGCTTTGAAGAGATGGAAGGGGTTGTAAATGAGATGGGTGAGACTAATTATGGGCTGGTTACTAAGACGTTTGCGATTATGGTTAAGGCTTATAAAAGTCACGGAATGGAGTTGAGTGCTGAGAGAGTTATAGGAAAGATGCTGAAACATGGGTGTCTACATATTCCAAGAACGCATCTAACTCAATCGGCTTCAGATGCAACTCAAGTTGCGTAA
- the LOC106348380 gene encoding PTI1-like tyrosine-protein kinase 2 isoform X1: MNDISTSPLVRSGCFLPVFNFGRSQELKIRMRRWICCGRISGGDSDLSNDEQHLKTQWQQQQQPDAANQKLKPQPATKPDAPKEALPIEVPPLSVEEVKEKTDNFGSKSLIGEGSYGRVYYATLNDGKAVALKKLDVAPEAETNAEFLSQVSMVSRLKHDNLIQLVGYCVDEDLRVLAYEFATMGSLHDVLHGRKGVQGAQPGPTLDWITRVKIAVEAARGLEYLHEKVQPPVIHRDVRSSNVLLFEDYQAKIADFNLSNQAPDNAARLHSTRVLGTFGYHAPEYAMTGQLTQKSDVYSFGVVLLELLTGRKPVDHTMPRGQQSLVTWATPRLSEDKVKQCVDPKLKGEYPPKSVAKLAAVAALCVQYESEFRPNMSIVVKALQPLLKPPAPAAPVPEP, encoded by the exons ATGAATGATATATCTACTTCACCACTTGTAAGAAGTGGTTGCTTTTTACCTGTTTTCAATTTTGGGAG AAGCCAAGAGCTGAAAATCAGGATGCGCAGGTGGATCTGTTGTGGGCGTATATCAGGAGGAGATTCAGATTTATCAAATGATGAGCAACATCTCAAAACCCAatggcaacaacaacaacaacctgaTG CAGCAAACCAAAAGCTAAAACCACAGCCTGCTACAAAACCTGACGCCCCCAAAGAAgctcttcccattgaagtccctCCCTTGTCTGTGGAAGAGGTGAAAGAGAAGACAGACAATTTTGGATCAAAGTCACTGATTGGCGAGGGATCTTACGGAAGGGTCTATTACGCAACGCTTAACGATGGTAAAGCAGTGGCTTTGAAGAAACTCGATGTTGCACCTGAAGCTGAAACAAACGCTGAGTTCTTGAGTCAG GTTTCTATGGTTTCGAGACTGAAACATGATAACCTCATCCAACTAGTCGGTTACTGCGTCGACGAGGACCTCCGTGTTCTTGCTTACGAGTTCGCAACGATGGGATCACTTCACGACGTTCTACACGGTAGGAAAGGAGTGCAAGGCGCGCAGCCAGGTCCGACGCTAGACTGGATAACGAGGGTGAAGATAGCCGTCGAGGCGGCTAGGGGATTAGAGTACCTTCACGAGAAGGTTCAGCCTCCTGTGATACACAGAGACGTGAGATCTAGCAACGTGCTTCTCTTTGAAGACTATCAAGCGAAAATCGCTGATTTTAATCTCTCGAATCAGGCTCCTGATAACGCTGCTCGTCTTCACTCTACTAGAGTCTTGGGAACCTTTGGCTATCACGCTCCAGA ATATGCCATGACTGGACAGTTGACGCAGAAGAGTGACGTGTATAGCTTTGGGGTTGTGCTGCTTGAGCTTTTGACAGGGAGGAAGCCTGTGGATCACACGATGCCACGTGGCCAGCAGAGTCTTGTAACATGG GCTACACCGAGACTTAGTGAAGACAAAGTGAAGCAGTGTGTTGATCCAAAGCTAAAAGGAGAGTATCCTCCTAAATCAGTTGCTAAG CTAGCAGCGGTGGCAGCGTTGTGTGTGCAATACGAATCTGAGTTTAGACCGAATATGAGTATAGTTGTGAAAGCTTTGCAGCCACTTCTCAAACCTCCAGCTCCAGCAGCCCCAGTACCTGAGCCCTGA
- the LOC106348380 gene encoding PTI1-like tyrosine-protein kinase 2 isoform X2 — MNDISTSPLVRSGCFLPVFNFGRSQELKIRMRRWICCGRISGGDSDLSNDEQHLKTQWQQQQQPDANQKLKPQPATKPDAPKEALPIEVPPLSVEEVKEKTDNFGSKSLIGEGSYGRVYYATLNDGKAVALKKLDVAPEAETNAEFLSQVSMVSRLKHDNLIQLVGYCVDEDLRVLAYEFATMGSLHDVLHGRKGVQGAQPGPTLDWITRVKIAVEAARGLEYLHEKVQPPVIHRDVRSSNVLLFEDYQAKIADFNLSNQAPDNAARLHSTRVLGTFGYHAPEYAMTGQLTQKSDVYSFGVVLLELLTGRKPVDHTMPRGQQSLVTWATPRLSEDKVKQCVDPKLKGEYPPKSVAKLAAVAALCVQYESEFRPNMSIVVKALQPLLKPPAPAAPVPEP, encoded by the exons ATGAATGATATATCTACTTCACCACTTGTAAGAAGTGGTTGCTTTTTACCTGTTTTCAATTTTGGGAG AAGCCAAGAGCTGAAAATCAGGATGCGCAGGTGGATCTGTTGTGGGCGTATATCAGGAGGAGATTCAGATTTATCAAATGATGAGCAACATCTCAAAACCCAatggcaacaacaacaacaacctgaTG CAAACCAAAAGCTAAAACCACAGCCTGCTACAAAACCTGACGCCCCCAAAGAAgctcttcccattgaagtccctCCCTTGTCTGTGGAAGAGGTGAAAGAGAAGACAGACAATTTTGGATCAAAGTCACTGATTGGCGAGGGATCTTACGGAAGGGTCTATTACGCAACGCTTAACGATGGTAAAGCAGTGGCTTTGAAGAAACTCGATGTTGCACCTGAAGCTGAAACAAACGCTGAGTTCTTGAGTCAG GTTTCTATGGTTTCGAGACTGAAACATGATAACCTCATCCAACTAGTCGGTTACTGCGTCGACGAGGACCTCCGTGTTCTTGCTTACGAGTTCGCAACGATGGGATCACTTCACGACGTTCTACACGGTAGGAAAGGAGTGCAAGGCGCGCAGCCAGGTCCGACGCTAGACTGGATAACGAGGGTGAAGATAGCCGTCGAGGCGGCTAGGGGATTAGAGTACCTTCACGAGAAGGTTCAGCCTCCTGTGATACACAGAGACGTGAGATCTAGCAACGTGCTTCTCTTTGAAGACTATCAAGCGAAAATCGCTGATTTTAATCTCTCGAATCAGGCTCCTGATAACGCTGCTCGTCTTCACTCTACTAGAGTCTTGGGAACCTTTGGCTATCACGCTCCAGA ATATGCCATGACTGGACAGTTGACGCAGAAGAGTGACGTGTATAGCTTTGGGGTTGTGCTGCTTGAGCTTTTGACAGGGAGGAAGCCTGTGGATCACACGATGCCACGTGGCCAGCAGAGTCTTGTAACATGG GCTACACCGAGACTTAGTGAAGACAAAGTGAAGCAGTGTGTTGATCCAAAGCTAAAAGGAGAGTATCCTCCTAAATCAGTTGCTAAG CTAGCAGCGGTGGCAGCGTTGTGTGTGCAATACGAATCTGAGTTTAGACCGAATATGAGTATAGTTGTGAAAGCTTTGCAGCCACTTCTCAAACCTCCAGCTCCAGCAGCCCCAGTACCTGAGCCCTGA
- the BNAC04G41400D gene encoding uncharacterized protein BNAC04G41400D: MAVMSYNKSEGTLYESTQTRPVPYIQTVGQESGGDDDDDDSDVAPAA; this comes from the coding sequence ATGGCAGTGATGAGTTATAACAAATCAGAAGGCACGCTATACGAGTCAACTCAGACTCGGCCAGTTCCTTACATACAAACTGTTGGCCAAGAGAGCGGAGGAGACGATGATGACGACGACTCTGACGTGGCTCCGGCGGCTTGA
- the LOC106348380 gene encoding PTI1-like tyrosine-protein kinase 2 isoform X4: MRRWICCGRISGGDSDLSNDEQHLKTQWQQQQQPDANQKLKPQPATKPDAPKEALPIEVPPLSVEEVKEKTDNFGSKSLIGEGSYGRVYYATLNDGKAVALKKLDVAPEAETNAEFLSQVSMVSRLKHDNLIQLVGYCVDEDLRVLAYEFATMGSLHDVLHGRKGVQGAQPGPTLDWITRVKIAVEAARGLEYLHEKVQPPVIHRDVRSSNVLLFEDYQAKIADFNLSNQAPDNAARLHSTRVLGTFGYHAPEYAMTGQLTQKSDVYSFGVVLLELLTGRKPVDHTMPRGQQSLVTWATPRLSEDKVKQCVDPKLKGEYPPKSVAKLAAVAALCVQYESEFRPNMSIVVKALQPLLKPPAPAAPVPEP, encoded by the exons ATGCGCAGGTGGATCTGTTGTGGGCGTATATCAGGAGGAGATTCAGATTTATCAAATGATGAGCAACATCTCAAAACCCAatggcaacaacaacaacaacctgaTG CAAACCAAAAGCTAAAACCACAGCCTGCTACAAAACCTGACGCCCCCAAAGAAgctcttcccattgaagtccctCCCTTGTCTGTGGAAGAGGTGAAAGAGAAGACAGACAATTTTGGATCAAAGTCACTGATTGGCGAGGGATCTTACGGAAGGGTCTATTACGCAACGCTTAACGATGGTAAAGCAGTGGCTTTGAAGAAACTCGATGTTGCACCTGAAGCTGAAACAAACGCTGAGTTCTTGAGTCAG GTTTCTATGGTTTCGAGACTGAAACATGATAACCTCATCCAACTAGTCGGTTACTGCGTCGACGAGGACCTCCGTGTTCTTGCTTACGAGTTCGCAACGATGGGATCACTTCACGACGTTCTACACGGTAGGAAAGGAGTGCAAGGCGCGCAGCCAGGTCCGACGCTAGACTGGATAACGAGGGTGAAGATAGCCGTCGAGGCGGCTAGGGGATTAGAGTACCTTCACGAGAAGGTTCAGCCTCCTGTGATACACAGAGACGTGAGATCTAGCAACGTGCTTCTCTTTGAAGACTATCAAGCGAAAATCGCTGATTTTAATCTCTCGAATCAGGCTCCTGATAACGCTGCTCGTCTTCACTCTACTAGAGTCTTGGGAACCTTTGGCTATCACGCTCCAGA ATATGCCATGACTGGACAGTTGACGCAGAAGAGTGACGTGTATAGCTTTGGGGTTGTGCTGCTTGAGCTTTTGACAGGGAGGAAGCCTGTGGATCACACGATGCCACGTGGCCAGCAGAGTCTTGTAACATGG GCTACACCGAGACTTAGTGAAGACAAAGTGAAGCAGTGTGTTGATCCAAAGCTAAAAGGAGAGTATCCTCCTAAATCAGTTGCTAAG CTAGCAGCGGTGGCAGCGTTGTGTGTGCAATACGAATCTGAGTTTAGACCGAATATGAGTATAGTTGTGAAAGCTTTGCAGCCACTTCTCAAACCTCCAGCTCCAGCAGCCCCAGTACCTGAGCCCTGA
- the LOC106348380 gene encoding PTI1-like tyrosine-protein kinase 2 isoform X3, translated as MRRWICCGRISGGDSDLSNDEQHLKTQWQQQQQPDAANQKLKPQPATKPDAPKEALPIEVPPLSVEEVKEKTDNFGSKSLIGEGSYGRVYYATLNDGKAVALKKLDVAPEAETNAEFLSQVSMVSRLKHDNLIQLVGYCVDEDLRVLAYEFATMGSLHDVLHGRKGVQGAQPGPTLDWITRVKIAVEAARGLEYLHEKVQPPVIHRDVRSSNVLLFEDYQAKIADFNLSNQAPDNAARLHSTRVLGTFGYHAPEYAMTGQLTQKSDVYSFGVVLLELLTGRKPVDHTMPRGQQSLVTWATPRLSEDKVKQCVDPKLKGEYPPKSVAKLAAVAALCVQYESEFRPNMSIVVKALQPLLKPPAPAAPVPEP; from the exons ATGCGCAGGTGGATCTGTTGTGGGCGTATATCAGGAGGAGATTCAGATTTATCAAATGATGAGCAACATCTCAAAACCCAatggcaacaacaacaacaacctgaTG CAGCAAACCAAAAGCTAAAACCACAGCCTGCTACAAAACCTGACGCCCCCAAAGAAgctcttcccattgaagtccctCCCTTGTCTGTGGAAGAGGTGAAAGAGAAGACAGACAATTTTGGATCAAAGTCACTGATTGGCGAGGGATCTTACGGAAGGGTCTATTACGCAACGCTTAACGATGGTAAAGCAGTGGCTTTGAAGAAACTCGATGTTGCACCTGAAGCTGAAACAAACGCTGAGTTCTTGAGTCAG GTTTCTATGGTTTCGAGACTGAAACATGATAACCTCATCCAACTAGTCGGTTACTGCGTCGACGAGGACCTCCGTGTTCTTGCTTACGAGTTCGCAACGATGGGATCACTTCACGACGTTCTACACGGTAGGAAAGGAGTGCAAGGCGCGCAGCCAGGTCCGACGCTAGACTGGATAACGAGGGTGAAGATAGCCGTCGAGGCGGCTAGGGGATTAGAGTACCTTCACGAGAAGGTTCAGCCTCCTGTGATACACAGAGACGTGAGATCTAGCAACGTGCTTCTCTTTGAAGACTATCAAGCGAAAATCGCTGATTTTAATCTCTCGAATCAGGCTCCTGATAACGCTGCTCGTCTTCACTCTACTAGAGTCTTGGGAACCTTTGGCTATCACGCTCCAGA ATATGCCATGACTGGACAGTTGACGCAGAAGAGTGACGTGTATAGCTTTGGGGTTGTGCTGCTTGAGCTTTTGACAGGGAGGAAGCCTGTGGATCACACGATGCCACGTGGCCAGCAGAGTCTTGTAACATGG GCTACACCGAGACTTAGTGAAGACAAAGTGAAGCAGTGTGTTGATCCAAAGCTAAAAGGAGAGTATCCTCCTAAATCAGTTGCTAAG CTAGCAGCGGTGGCAGCGTTGTGTGTGCAATACGAATCTGAGTTTAGACCGAATATGAGTATAGTTGTGAAAGCTTTGCAGCCACTTCTCAAACCTCCAGCTCCAGCAGCCCCAGTACCTGAGCCCTGA